The Tripterygium wilfordii isolate XIE 37 chromosome 21, ASM1340144v1, whole genome shotgun sequence genome segment GAAGATCATGAAATATTTATACCACTGTTAAAAGAAACTGTAGAGGTGGGTGCTGGTTTTAACTTTGCAGATCTCTTCCCTTCTGTTAAATTGTTTCAATTGATGAGTGGCATGAGGACTAAACTTAAGAGACTGCATAAAAAGACCGACACGATCCTCCAAAAAATCATCGAAGAACATAGACTAAAGAAGGTTGATTCTAGTGAAGATGCAGCGGATGATGATTTGCTAGATGTATTTTTGAATCTTCAAGAAAATGGAGAACTTGGGATCCAATTTACAGTTGACAATGTCAAAGCAGTTATACTGGTTAGTACATATATGGtgtgaattgatttttttttgttgttgttttttttttttgctatttgaTTACTATCTGTTAGAAAATTCAGTTCAAACACTAtctttgtttataaatcactcgATTGGGTTATGCCAATCCGATATGAGATTTTTAGTAATGACACTCTCAcacacttgtgggctgggttatgccagacccaacaaaTAGATAGATAGAAGTCACATCCAACTGGATCGAGACTTTTCTCCAATACCACGTTAGAAAATTCATCCCAAATGATCCTAACCAATTCAAGTTAAACCATCTTTCAGGACATTTTTATTGGTGGGAGTGAGACATCATCTACATTTATGGAATGGGCAATATCAGAGCTGATGAGGAATCCAAAAGTGATGGAAAAGGCACAAACAGAAGTTAGGCAAGTCTTTGGTGCAAAAGGATATGTCGATGAAATAGGTCTCGAAGAATTAAAATTCTTGAAGTTGGTTGTCAAAGAAACTCTGAGATTACATCCACCTCTTCCATTGTTAATTCCAAGAGAATGCAGGGAGAAATGTACTATAAACGACTATGAAATACAGGCGAAATCCCGAGTCATCATCAATGCTTGGGCGATCGGAAGAGATCCGAATCATTGGACTGAAGCTGAGAGGTTCTATCCAGAACGATTCCTCAACAGTTCAATAGACTACAAGGGGACTAGTTTTGAGTACATCCCATTTGGCGCTGGAAGGAGGATGTGTCCAGGAATGTCGTTTGGAATCGCCAACGTTGAATTTCCACTTGCAAATCTGTTGTTCCATTTTGATTGGAAACTCCCTGATAATGTCAAATATGAAGAACTGGACATGACTGAGAATTTTGCTTCTACAGTTGGAAGAAAAAGGAATCTCTACTTGATTCCCATTCCTTATCATCCTGATATTGTGGAGTGAAACTAAAAGTAAACTATTCTAAATGTTGTTTTTCCAGCTTCTTTTGCTATCAATACTTGTTTTTACCATGGATGTCTATAAGACAAGGGACTAGAATGTTATTGTAATGCAACTAATTCCAATAAAAGAAGATTTCTCATACACTCTCAAAcaacaattttattttaattaagaCAACAACTTACATGACAAGCTACATTGCTAAATTATGCATttcaaagggaaaaaatatTTGGACATTGATATGTGTCTAAACCCAGACAGTCAGGCCTGCGTCCACAGAAATTTCCTACCCAATGATAGGTTAAGTGGTGTCAGAGTCCAACACGTGGCTACAATAGTATTGATCCCACAAGAGTCCATATGGTTTGGCTTCAGAGAGATTCACTACTAGGTAATCATCCAAGTGGTTAGGAAAAAACATAACTCAAACAAGTTATATATAAGTTGTCACAAATATTGTAGGATTGTCTATTAATGCTTGTTTTCCTTAATTTCCTTTAATGTTGATGAATGCCATaaagcttttgcacaatgttccATATTGTAGCTAAAGACAAACGGTTGTACACATATTTTACCCTCACATAATTATACGGAGatgttgtttccaagaattatCTCTAAGTTACACTCTTATTGTCCCCTGTGTTGATAGGAAACTTCACCAACTTTTTACaccatagaaaaataaaatatatcaaACAAGTCAAAGACTTCACTCAACAATGTGTCAATGACAttaaaacatataaaataacaTATGGAAAAGTCTCCCATAAGGCCATACGAAGCTGCTAAATGACTCAACAAAAATGGTCCCAAGTTAACCCAAGttgatgtggcatgccacataagaTTCCACATCACCAATTTTGTCTCTATACAAAGggacacacactctctctctctctctctctctctttatttctcttttcccctttctctctcctctctcattttctccctGCAACTCTCACGAGCACCACCAATTTCTACCAGAGCTCCTCCGTCCGGCCACTGATAAGAGCTGTCGACCCACCGAACGAAAGCGTTTGACCACCACGATCATTTTCCTACCCTCCACACCACCCATCGTTGCTCCTATCATTGGAAAAAAGCACCCAAAGGAAGAGGCAATCGCGGCACAAATTGTGTCGATCCGGCCACCTCCAGCGACATCTCCATATTTGGACTCTACACATCAAGGCACACTTTACCCACCCATTTTTCGGCTAGATAGCTGCCGGAATCCGGCAACCCAgttcaaattacattgtttaaaaataatataattcgTCGATCCGTGCATCCAACCACCTCCAGCAACGTCTCttgccacctccacctccagcaacaatgtaatttgttttctcacttttttttcttcatattttggAAGTTGCACTGTATTGAAAATAATGTGTTTGACATTGTTACACATTGTTCCCTTGTTATTCTTTAACTATTTTTTCTCTAGCTTATATATGACAAAAATTggaaattaattgttttgataaatttggcaatttacatagttcaggaatttgacaatttacatttgTTCTggaaattacattattttgataaatttgacaatttacattgttttgtaaatttgacaaaaaaaaaatgtaattgcaTGTCTATgtgcaataaaaaatataatcatAGGTTTGTATGGCAAAAAAACAGTGCAATATCATTCATTCTTagtaaaaaaacaatgtaataccaTTCTTTTCAATGCAATTCGTGAATATGAATACTTTTTacttggattaaaaaaaattgggttatTTAACATTTTGGAAGGCCATAACACTAACAAAGACACTTCCACCTCGTGCtccaaatattaaaatattacacAAACATTGACTAAAACATAAAAACTTCGACCTCACAAAGACAACATTTTATAAGTACAAAAAAAAAGCACACATTCACACAATAGTTTACAAGAACATTAATATTACAGATAAACCAACAAGAACACAAAAGAGGTGTGTTGAGACGATCCACCAAGGAACCTTGTGCTTGTTATCAACTGGTTATATAAATTGTGTCGATCCGGCCACCTCCGGCGAGATTatatattctcttgtttggttgagttttagagggtggaatcccaaactcattccaccctctattctcctttgtggagaatagccaagctcaccaaaatggtgagaatgactattctcTACAAgagagaatgagttttgatgtgtaaaatacattttgttttatccttattataaaatattgttttattttctaaaaaaaaaagggtaatatgaaaattgtactattaatattctcacactcatgcttactctttattttataccaaacatgatcaTGCTCACCTCGtactcatctcacactcacctcGCACTCATCTCATGCTCGCCTCACACAATTATCAACCAAATGCCCCATAAGTATAGGTCATCTCTTGCTCTCATTGTTACATCGAAGTTTTCAATCATGTTGAGATCTTCATGCTTCATTCCACCAGTGAGATTCTAGTCAAAATGGTACAACAGTTGTGAAAGTGGAAACTCAACATTTGCAAGACCGAACGTCATGCCAGGACACAACCTCCTTCTAGCATCAAACAAAATATAtctgatatgagcctaaactctaCATTGGCTGATATCTCGTATGTACTTAAAAGGTATTAAGTTCGATTCCCACTGGACGTAGCAATATCATTGCGTCCACGCCTCGGCTTTCgcccaacttatcatgtcgtcgggtgaaaaaattttgtgtgcatGGATCCGATGACTTGAATTTAGGTCCacatcaaatattcaaaatgCAAACTTATACGATATCGTCCTCGGTTACCCAAAAAGTCCAGAAATTTGTGCTTGCTGATTTTTGAACAACATGTCAACGCTAGACATTAGATGCTTTGTTAACTGTGCACGAGTGAGAAGAAAATAATTGGttgagaaaatacaaaaatcgcCAGCAGTGCCAACCCAAGACATTTTAATGCCCAAAGCGATACGATATAGTGGTGTCTGATAAGATATTCACCTTACATCCTCATCTTGCAGTGCAATCTTGGCACCTTTGAAAAACTCTCGGGAATAAGTAGCCCTAGCATCGTGTTCTTCTCCAGTTCATCAAGTGGTGGCTAAGGCTTTTTGTCTTGGGCTTACTTCCTCTAGTGGCCCTCTTTTAGTTGGGCTTGTCATTTATTTATTCTTAATGGGCCCATTCTTTTATCATTTCTATttcaaagaaatatttttctttttagtcTTGTCACCCTTATAGCCGTTGACAGCTCAAATCTTGTAATATTTATACGGCTTCTATCGAGAGAGAATCCCAATGAGGATTTAAActgattaatatatattttaatctgATTTGAGTTGTCTTGGGTGTGCTTTGTGGCCAGAATGCTAGGCAAGAGGGTGGTGGGTTGAAATTAAATGATGTGTTGGTTGGATCTTCTTGAACTCGGTGGAAAGTTATGGTTTTGTTTATCAGTagtggtgtaaacttaacaattttttatttcatattttaaaagTAAATGTCATTTCTTgtctattcattaaattttgagtgtaaacttataaggtCCGTTGGAGTaggtggtgtaaacttagtagttagGTATCACCTATTCACATTAAACTCATATAGTTAAATCTTTTGGATTCTCTTGCTCTGTGATCTTACAATTCTTTCAATTAATTTAGAGACATGAAAATGAATAGAGGAAttacaattttatgttttaaaattactttgattttgatttttataattGCTTCATGATAATAATTGTGGACGTTTAATGGATGCAGACAAATGCAGCTAATGAATTTCTGGAATATGTGATGAAAAATCTTTGGGGAAGCATCGCGTACAAAAGACAGAGCACTGTGTCACGAAACCTTCCTAAATTATACTGTAGTGTATTTGTACATGTTTCCGCATGTTTTTGTTTATATCATAGCCATGTGGCTTGTCCTGATTGGTTGTTCATTAGGGCACCCAAACCGTGTACCTATATATACTCTGTACATGTGCTTGCAGCCGCAAGcttggcaaaatacaaaattataCTTTCTCACTTTCTTcacttggtatcgaagcaacTATGGCTAACGCCGCTGACGATTCTCTCGGATCCGCGAAGAGTGCATCAACACCCAAGACAGATCTCACTCCTCGTTCTCTCAAGATTGAAGAGAGCGCTATGACTTTTCTCGGCCACACTAATGGTCTAAAACTCCAGTCAAGCATAGGTAATCCACTTGGTTCCTTCTGTTCTGTCAAACTGAACCATGAAAACTACTTATTGTGGAAGAGTATGATACTCCCTGTTATAAGAGGAAATCGACTAGAAGGGTTCATCACTGGCACGAAACCCTGCCCACCTGAACACCTTTCCAGCGCGCTAGAAGACGCAACTGGTGTCGAAGTACGACTGAACCCAGCATATGATAACTGGGTTACACAAGATCAAAATCTACTTGGATGGATTTACAACTCCATTGATATGGAAGTTGCTTCAGAGGTTCTGGGAAGAGAAACCTCCAAAGATCTGTGGGATGACCTGAAGACTCTGTTTGGTGTCCAAACAAGATCAAATATCGTCTTTTACAAGAAGGAATTTCGGAGAATGCAAAAGGGTGGTCTTACGATGTCTGAATATTTGAAAACAATGAAGAAACTAGCAGACAATCTGACCTTGGCTGGCCACTCTGTTGATGATGAAGACTTGGCCTCTCAAGTCCTTGCAGGGCTTGACTCCCTGGAATACAATCCTGTGGTATGTTAGCTGAATGAAAAAGAACATGTGGGGTGGATGGAACTGCAATCTACCTTATTGAGCTACGAGCGTCGCTTGGAGCAAATCCATGGTGGGATGTCCAACTTGAGCATTGGACAAGCAAGTGCCAACTTTGCTAGTGCAAACCCTTCAATGAATCAACACAGAGGCAGGAATCACATGAACCAGAACAATAACAGGCCTTCTGGCAACAGCAATTACAGAGGACGACATGGTCGATCCAATGGCAAGAGTGGAAGATCAGGAGGAAACTCAAGACCCATCTGCCAAGTCTGTGGCAAAATGGGTCTTACTGCCGCTGTTTGCTACTTCAGGTTTGACAACAACTATATGGGCAATGCACGAGAGCCATCCGCCAGCAACCCTCAAGCAAACATTCACCAACACTCTGCTTACATGGTCTCACCtgagatgaattatgatccTGCCTGGTATGCAGATAGTGGTGCAAGCAGCCACGTGACAGGCCACTCTAACAATCTCAGCCACGGAAGTGAATTTCTTGGTAAGGATTCTCTAACTATTGGCAATGGTCATAAACTAAAAATTTTGCAAACTGGTTGTGCTCAATTACCCACAAGACTTAGAACAAATCTATCACTCCGTAACATCTTACATGTCCCTGATATAAAAAAGAATCTGCTTAGTATCTCCCAACTTACTTCTCAGAATAATGTTTCTGTTGTGTTTAACTCACTTGGTTGTGTTGTCAAGGACAATCTGATGGGAGTGGTGCTGCTCAAAGGGAAGCTTAAGAATGGTCTATACCAGCTTGATCTACCTGCTGCCATCAATTCAGCTCTACCTCAAGCTTTTCTTTGTCGTACTATGTCTTTGAATTCCAAAAATATTGAGTCTGTAAACTCAAACAGCTATGGtccttttgtttcttcaaaaGAGGTTTGGCATAGGAGATTAGGCCATCCCTCTACTAAGGTTttctcaaatcttgaccatttgCAATGAGAAAGTTGATTTCAATTCCAACCTTGTTTTTTGTGATGCCTGTCAGTATGGGAAATCCCATTTACTTCCTTATCAATTGTCTGAATCTCATGCCTCAAACATTCTTGATCTTATTCACACTGATCTATGGGGACCGGCACCCACTCCATCCACTTCAGGCTATAGATATTATATACACTTTCTTGATGATCATAGCCGATTTACCTGGATTTTTCCCTTGAAACTCAAATCTGAAGCTTTTGGCGTCTTTGTTCAATTCAAAAACTTGGTTGAAAACCAATTTGATAGAAAAATTAAATGCCTACAATCTGATATGGGAGGTGAGTTTAGGGCTTTCAATGAGTTTGTCAAGCAACATGGTGTTGAATTTAGACATCCGTGCCCACACACTTCAGCTCAAAAATGGGAGAGCAGAGCGAAAACACAGACACATCTCTGAAACTGGGTTAACCCTTCTTGCTCAAGCTCACATACCCATCAAATTCTGGTGGGAAGCCTTTGAGACAGCAACATACCTTATTAATTGTCTCCCTACTCCTGTTCTGAACAACCAATCACCCTTAGAAAAACTTTTTGGAAAACGACCAGACTACAAATCTCTCAAAACATTTGGGTGTTCTTGTTTTCCCTGTCTAAGACCCTACCAAACACATAAGTTTCAATTTCATTCTACCAAATGTGTGTTCCTTGGATATAGTGACTCCCACAAAGGTTTCAAGTGCCTAAGTTCTACTGGTAGACTATACATCTCCAGACATGTAGCATTCAACGAACTTgaatttcccttccattctGGTTTCCTCAATACCAAACAAACTCAGTCAGATGTTGTTATCAATCCAAACTCCTTGCTACGTCCTGTCGAGTCTTCCTTACACGTCCAACCCACTTTATTCCCTTCAAACTTGGCAGCCATTCAACAAGCTGACCTTGGAGCATCAGACACTTTCGTTGGAGCCAAGACAGTATCCGAAGGTGAGCAAAACTCAATAACTAACATTTCTCCCATATCTGAACCATCTAGTTCAAATGTCCTCGAGAGTAGTATTGTACCCTCTATGATTTCAGGTTCACTACCAGCTCACGCACAATCTGATCATGCTGAAGTAACCCAGTTCTCAGAAATTTCAGAAACAGCCACCCCTGTCCACCAAATACAAACACGAGCCAAGTTTGGAATTCACAAACCAAAAAGGTTTCCTGCTGAATACCAGTTGTTTACTGTTTCAACTTCTCAAATCCCAACTGAACCTCGAACCACACAAGAAGCCATTCAATCTGAACACTGGTTGACAGCTATGGAAGATGAGTTTAAAGcccttcaaaaaaataaaacgtGGGACCTAGTTCCTTACTCTCCAGCCTATAATCTTGTGGGCAACAAGTGGGTCTATAAAGTCAAGTTGAATGCTGATGGGAGTTTTCAGAAATGTAAAGCACGTCTTGTGGCCAAAGGGTTCCATCATACACCAGGCATTGACTACAATGAAACATTCAGCCCTGTAGTTAAAGCCTCCACTATAAGAATTATTTTGACCATTGTTGTGTCCAATAATTGGGTTGTAAGACAACTGGACATCAATAATGTCTTCCTGAATGGAAACCTTCAAGAGACAGTATATATGCAGCAACCTGAGGGCTTTGTGGACAGCAAAGTACCAACCCATGTCTGTAAACTCAACAAGGCTCTCTATGGGCTGAAGCAAGCTCCAAGAGCCTGGTTTGAGCAGCTGAGAAGAACCTTGCTTGAATGGAGTTTTCAAAACTCCAAATGTGACCCCTCtctgttcttcttcaaaaaTGACACACAAATTCTCATGGTcctaatatatgttgatgacatgattgTCACTGGCAACAATCCTCAGTCCTTGGAAAAATTCATTCAACGACTGAACAACAAGTTTGCTTTGAAAGATATGGGACATCTTCACCACTTCCTTGGAGTAGAAGTCAAGCGAAATGAGACTGGTATGTTTCTTACTCAAACTAGATATATTGAGGAGCTCCCGAGAAAAACAAGTCTGGAGAACACCAAACCTTGTCCTACCCCAGCTGCTGTTGGTAAACACTTCACCTCCCATACTGGTGATCTCATGGTCAACCCCACAGTTTACAGAAGCACCTTAAGAGCTCTCCAATACTTGACACACACCAGACCAGACATCTCCTTTATCGTCAACAACCTCAGTCAGTTCCTTCAACATCCCACTAACACTCATTGGCAGGGAGTTAAAAGAGTACTTCGCTATCTGAAAGGAACTAAAGACATGGGACTTCATATAAAACCATGTGACAGACTAGCTTTGATTGGTTTTTCGGATGATGACTGGGCTTGTTGCCCTGAAGATAAGAAGTCTGTAGCTGGGTATTGTGTCTTTCTAGGGGATACTTTGATTTCCTGGTCTTCCAAGAAACAGAATGTGGTTTCTAGATCTAGTACTGAGTCCGAATATAGAGCTTTGGCTAATGTCAGTTGTGAACTCACTTGGGTCCAGTCTCTCCTGCATGAGATCTCTTTTCTTCTGCCAACAGTTCGAATAACCTGGTGTGACAACATAAGTGCAGGAGCCCTTGCTGCAAATCCTGTCTATCACGCAAGAACCAAGCACATTGAAATTGATGTGCACTTCATCAGAGACAAAGTCCTGTCCAACGCACTACAAGTTTGCTACATCCCTTCTCATGACCAGATAGCTGATTGTCTCACCAAACCTTTGTCACACTCACGATTCATCTTTCTCAGAGACAAACTTGGAGTGGTCTGCAATGCTTCACCACTCACCAGTTTGAGAGAGGCTGTCGCGAAACCTTCCTAAATTATACTGTAGTGTATTTGTACATGTTTCTGCATGTTTCTGTTTATATCATAGCCATGTGGCTTGTCCTGATTGGTTGTTCATTAGGGCACCCAAACCGTGTACCTATATATACTCTGTACATGTGCTTGCAGCCACAAGcttggcaaaatacaaaattataCTTTCTCACTTTCTTCACTGCAAGATCGTAATTTTCCATGACTAATTTGAAACGAATCACATTTTTCGATGGTTGGAATAAACTATTATTGAAGTCTACCCAACTATATGAGAAATTTGCCCAAGTGAGTGGCCTTCACTAATTAAAATGATCTACACTACTAGGTATCATTAATGAGTGGTATGGAATTGCAAGGTAGTGAATGGGCAAATCTTGAaacatatttataaaatatcatGTCATGTTGATAGCCTCAACTACCTACACATAATTTTCAACTACCTAAAAATTAATATagggtgtaatttttttttaaatggtgcCCTTATGGACTATGGTCCTGAGGTCCCTAACAACAGTTTTGATTGTTTTGCCCTGGGGCCGACACTGCTTTGTAGCATATTCATTCACATGATTTTATGGAATCAATAAAAATGTCATGTAATGGATGGATACCACATGTGATTAAGAAAGATTGGACACTAATTATTGATAAAATCGTTTGATTAAGACTAATAATCACAAATTACAATGTGACAAATTGTAGCTTAAAGCAGCATCTTATTCTTCACACAAAGAAGAGTGCTCTCTATGCTCTCCCTGTATTCGGTCACACTGCCACGTAGGCTGGTTGACTatccaaaatttgaaaaatctgTCCGAGGGAccaatttgaaataattttatctttGAGTGACTAAATTGAAACATTTCAAATTATAGTGTGTCAATTGAAACACCTACTATATTTCATTGTGCAAAAATGATGATGTTTACACTGAAATTTTTTGCCCTAATCGTCATGGTCGTGTGAAAGGTGTTGGAACTGGAACTTGATTAGGTGATGAAGCTTCGGAATTTTCAACTGCATTAGATGGTGAAGCTTAAGAATTTTCAAGTTCTACATTCATTGCGTGTCAAACATATTCACGGCAGACATTCCATGACATATTTCTAATTCAGGAATTTGACCATAAGTTTGTTCAAATACGCCATCTAATTTAGCAAGAAAAGCACCTTTTGGTGAGAACCACACCCCAAAAACTAACTTGTGAGGTTGGAGAGCCCAATGTCCATATAAACCTTACATCAGAATCTCATACGTTCGATGTAAGACTTCAGATCGTTACACTCGACCATGTACCGCTACCCCAACGCCCATGCAAATTGGCTTTCCACCAGCTAGTCTCGGTGAACTGGCTTCACCATCTTTGTGGCTTAGCATTAACTAGTCCCATACGAATATTGCTATGCCGACATCATCACCAGCCGCACGATTACAATTGAGAGACATAGTGTAGCCTCTGATATTAATTGATATGGACCTTGGTAGAACTACTCCCCAAAAGCTATTTTATGAggttgaaatttcaaaaacaaatgaattcataactaaaataatgaattctaaactgtgttttaaaaaacaatagaatctatattaaaacaataaattttgaacaataaattatgagataaaagagtgtaaataaaaatattccattgattaaatcaatggaataaacttgttgggcTCTCATGGGCTACCAAGTAcatgggttacatgtcattttcgaacgagtaattttatctacacacctcAAAAATactatctttacatcactttattatgaacatgataagtttacaccaaaaaattacaagtctacacacaaaattatagtgaaaataCCTATGTATCCt includes the following:
- the LOC119989758 gene encoding cytochrome P450 71D9-like; the protein is MDLQFSSFPVLLTFFVFLFMVFRISKKSKRNNSGASPRPPGPWKLPLLGNMHQFICSLPHHRLRDLAKKYGPLMHLQLGELSNIIVSSAEVAKEVMKTHDITFADRPYLIAAQIISYNSSDIGYAPYGEYWRQMRKICTLELLSARRVQAMIPIREKEVKEFVNSIHSKAGSKINLSEMLISLTYEITSRAAFGGRTEDHEIFIPLLKETVEVGAGFNFADLFPSVKLFQLMSGMRTKLKRLHKKTDTILQKIIEEHRLKKVDSSEDAADDDLLDVFLNLQENGELGIQFTVDNVKAVILDIFIGGSETSSTFMEWAISELMRNPKVMEKAQTEVRQVFGAKGYVDEIGLEELKFLKLVVKETLRLHPPLPLLIPRECREKCTINDYEIQAKSRVIINAWAIGRDPNHWTEAERFYPERFLNSSIDYKGTSFEYIPFGAGRRMCPGMSFGIANVEFPLANLLFHFDWKLPDNVKYEELDMTENFASTVGRKRNLYLIPIPYHPDIVE